The following coding sequences lie in one Pseudorca crassidens isolate mPseCra1 chromosome 2, mPseCra1.hap1, whole genome shotgun sequence genomic window:
- the LOC137219096 gene encoding glutathione S-transferase Mu 1-like isoform X1, translated as MNFHSGSERVPRSTNPDHGNDPGLLGYPRAGSRHPPASGGHRLKLLEEKKYPLGDGGETEEEKIRVDVLENQVMDVRLCMAMICYSSDFEKLKPDYLKEIPKTMKLFSDFLGKRPWFAGDKLTYVHFLAYDILDMHRTFEPRCLDEFPNLKDFTSRFEGLKKISAYMKSSCFLPGPLFLKTAMWGNKYCPVTRRRE; from the exons ATGAACTTCCACAGCGGTTCGGAGAGGGTACCCCGATCCACGAACCCTGACCATGGCAATGATCCGGGGTTACTGGGATATCCGCGGG CTGGCTCACGCCATCCGCCTGCTTCTGGAGGACACAGACTCAAACTTCTGGAGGAGAAGAAGTACCCGCTGGGGGACG GtggggagacagaggaagagaagattcGCGTGGACGTGTTGGAGAACCAGGTTATGGATGTCCGCTTGTGCATGGCTATGATCTGCTACAGCTCTGACTTT GAGAAACTAAAGCCTGATTACTTGAAGGAGATCCCTAAAACGATGAAGCTCTTCTCAGATTTTCTGGGGAAGAGGCCCTGGTTTGCAGGGGACAAG CTCACCTACGTGCATTTCCTGGCGTACGACATCCTTGACATGCACCGCACATTTGAGCCCAGGTGTCTGGATGAATTCCCAAACCTGAAAGACTTCACTTCCCGTTTTGAG GGCTTGAAGAAGATCTCTGCCTACATGAAGTCCAGTTGCTTCCTCCCAGGCCCTCTGTTTCTAAAGACTGCCATGTGGGGCAACAAATACTGCCCTGTAACCAGGAGACGGGAGTGA
- the LOC137219096 gene encoding glutathione S-transferase Mu 1-like isoform X2 has product MNFHSGSERVPRSTNPDHGNDPGLLGYPRAGSRHPPASGGHRLKLLEEKKYPLGDGGETEEEKIRVDVLENQVMDVRLCMAMICYSSDFLTYVHFLAYDILDMHRTFEPRCLDEFPNLKDFTSRFEGLKKISAYMKSSCFLPGPLFLKTAMWGNKYCPVTRRRE; this is encoded by the exons ATGAACTTCCACAGCGGTTCGGAGAGGGTACCCCGATCCACGAACCCTGACCATGGCAATGATCCGGGGTTACTGGGATATCCGCGGG CTGGCTCACGCCATCCGCCTGCTTCTGGAGGACACAGACTCAAACTTCTGGAGGAGAAGAAGTACCCGCTGGGGGACG GtggggagacagaggaagagaagattcGCGTGGACGTGTTGGAGAACCAGGTTATGGATGTCCGCTTGTGCATGGCTATGATCTGCTACAGCTCTGACTTT CTCACCTACGTGCATTTCCTGGCGTACGACATCCTTGACATGCACCGCACATTTGAGCCCAGGTGTCTGGATGAATTCCCAAACCTGAAAGACTTCACTTCCCGTTTTGAG GGCTTGAAGAAGATCTCTGCCTACATGAAGTCCAGTTGCTTCCTCCCAGGCCCTCTGTTTCTAAAGACTGCCATGTGGGGCAACAAATACTGCCCTGTAACCAGGAGACGGGAGTGA
- the LOC137219096 gene encoding glutathione S-transferase Mu 1-like isoform X3, whose translation MCGETEEEKIRVDVLENQVMDVRLCMAMICYSSDFEKLKPDYLKEIPKTMKLFSDFLGKRPWFAGDKLTYVHFLAYDILDMHRTFEPRCLDEFPNLKDFTSRFEGLKKISAYMKSSCFLPGPLFLKTAMWGNKYCPVTRRRE comes from the exons ATGT GtggggagacagaggaagagaagattcGCGTGGACGTGTTGGAGAACCAGGTTATGGATGTCCGCTTGTGCATGGCTATGATCTGCTACAGCTCTGACTTT GAGAAACTAAAGCCTGATTACTTGAAGGAGATCCCTAAAACGATGAAGCTCTTCTCAGATTTTCTGGGGAAGAGGCCCTGGTTTGCAGGGGACAAG CTCACCTACGTGCATTTCCTGGCGTACGACATCCTTGACATGCACCGCACATTTGAGCCCAGGTGTCTGGATGAATTCCCAAACCTGAAAGACTTCACTTCCCGTTTTGAG GGCTTGAAGAAGATCTCTGCCTACATGAAGTCCAGTTGCTTCCTCCCAGGCCCTCTGTTTCTAAAGACTGCCATGTGGGGCAACAAATACTGCCCTGTAACCAGGAGACGGGAGTGA